A single Streptomyces mirabilis DNA region contains:
- a CDS encoding PadR family transcriptional regulator — MTVPLTLLGLLERESSHGYDLKRDYDTYFGRGKPLPAGQVYSTLGRLARDGKVEVGETGPGSGPDRKRYVITGLGVTQVETWLTEPVEGEPHLQTVLFTKVVLAVLLERDPRVYLDIQRAAHMERMRELTELRRTGSTIDSLLADHGVFHLEADLRWMDQTVARLAALTAEVRS; from the coding sequence ATGACTGTTCCTCTGACGCTCCTCGGACTCCTTGAACGGGAGTCGAGCCACGGCTACGACCTCAAGCGCGACTACGACACCTATTTCGGCCGGGGTAAGCCGCTGCCCGCCGGGCAGGTCTACTCGACCCTGGGGCGCCTCGCCCGTGACGGGAAGGTCGAGGTCGGCGAGACCGGGCCCGGTTCGGGGCCGGACCGTAAGCGTTACGTGATCACCGGGCTTGGGGTCACGCAGGTCGAGACCTGGCTGACCGAGCCGGTCGAGGGTGAACCGCACCTGCAGACGGTGCTGTTCACCAAGGTCGTACTGGCGGTGCTGCTGGAGCGCGACCCCCGCGTGTACCTCGACATCCAGCGTGCCGCCCACATGGAGCGGATGAGGGAGCTGACCGAACTGCGCCGGACCGGCAGCACGATCGACTCGCTGCTGGCCGATCACGGCGTGTTCCACCTGGAGGCCGATCTGCGGTGGATGGACCAGACCGTGGCACGGCTCGCCGCTCTGACAGCGGAGGTGCGCTCGTGA
- a CDS encoding NUDIX hydrolase produces MTIEAQTAVAAAIVVEDERVLLVRRRVAEGALSWQFPAGKIEPGEAPEEAAVRETQEETGLLVTPTSVLGQRVHPVTGRKIYYIACRAVSGEAVIASDEEVAGLAWAAHSEIPQYVPYGLFEPVQDYLDEALRP; encoded by the coding sequence GTGACGATCGAGGCCCAGACAGCAGTCGCCGCTGCCATCGTCGTTGAGGACGAGCGAGTCTTGCTCGTGCGGCGACGAGTCGCGGAAGGAGCACTTTCGTGGCAGTTCCCGGCAGGGAAGATCGAGCCTGGCGAAGCTCCCGAAGAGGCTGCAGTGCGTGAAACCCAGGAGGAGACAGGGCTCCTGGTGACTCCGACCAGTGTGCTGGGACAACGGGTTCACCCTGTGACGGGCCGGAAGATCTACTACATCGCATGCCGAGCCGTCAGCGGCGAGGCGGTCATCGCGAGTGATGAAGAAGTGGCCGGCCTGGCCTGGGCTGCGCACAGCGAGATCCCACAGTACGTTCCGTATGGGCTATTCGAGCCGGTCCAGGACTACCTCGACGAGGCTCTGCGGCCGTGA
- a CDS encoding DUF317 domain-containing protein, producing the protein MDGRGTNWALGQWHRPTALQHAELDRERTWSDETTHAIHESQTLRIERVHETPAHETAWTVAAYETPVSDRMWVLTATGATPAPVLQELLTHLADGDSWDTAIGAPVDEKMVTAATQPLSDAGWKHTVDGRWIRWTSPDGDAGVQFDAFTAQHPSQNLATWTVWAGPGPDRPTWAITASPHTPSSLLADLSETLAHETGTRQAQPGREHRTRLATSAPAAPAVAASRTASRSR; encoded by the coding sequence GTGGACGGGAGGGGAACGAACTGGGCCTTGGGCCAGTGGCACAGGCCAACGGCACTTCAACACGCAGAACTTGACAGGGAACGGACTTGGTCGGACGAGACAACCCACGCCATCCACGAGTCGCAGACCCTGCGCATCGAGCGCGTCCACGAAACCCCCGCCCACGAGACCGCGTGGACCGTAGCCGCCTACGAGACACCCGTCTCCGACCGCATGTGGGTCCTCACCGCGACCGGCGCAACCCCAGCCCCAGTGCTGCAGGAGCTGCTGACCCACCTCGCCGACGGCGACAGCTGGGACACAGCCATCGGCGCACCCGTGGACGAGAAGATGGTCACCGCGGCCACCCAGCCGCTCTCCGACGCCGGATGGAAGCACACCGTGGACGGGCGATGGATCCGCTGGACATCCCCCGACGGGGACGCGGGCGTCCAGTTCGACGCATTCACCGCACAGCACCCGAGTCAGAACCTGGCCACCTGGACCGTCTGGGCCGGCCCCGGTCCGGACCGTCCCACCTGGGCCATCACCGCGTCCCCGCACACCCCGAGTTCGCTGCTGGCCGATCTCTCCGAGACCCTCGCCCACGAGACCGGCACGCGCCAGGCCCAGCCGGGCCGCGAGCACAGGACCCGCCTCGCCACCAGTGCGCCAGCCGCTCCGGCGGTCGCGGCCAGCCGAACCGCCAGCCGTTCACGCTGA
- a CDS encoding tyrosine-type recombinase/integrase produces the protein MPTASTYDYHFRKGCLAAGLVGSQGRPKYTPRTLRDFFASTALANGIPIHEVSRWLGHRSIKVTVDIYGHLVPRACGADAGRSCRTPCGRRPRACWRQTMWCWMRWRRPDGAGYDQPRACSRRWEHCTQRSASMSSR, from the coding sequence ATGCCCACCGCGTCGACGTACGACTACCACTTCAGGAAAGGATGCCTCGCCGCAGGGCTGGTGGGCAGCCAGGGTCGGCCGAAGTACACGCCGCGCACTCTGCGGGACTTCTTCGCCTCGACGGCGCTCGCAAACGGCATCCCCATCCATGAGGTCTCCCGCTGGCTTGGGCATCGGTCCATCAAGGTCACCGTCGACATCTACGGACACCTCGTGCCCCGAGCCTGTGGAGCCGATGCCGGGAGATCCTGCAGAACGCCATGCGGCCGGCGCCCCAGGGCCTGCTGGCGCCAGACCATGTGGTGCTGGATGCGCTGGAGGAGGCCCGACGGTGCTGGATACGATCAGCCCAGAGCCTGTTCCCGCAGGTGGGAGCACTGCACTCAACGTTCCGCTTCAATGTCTAGCCGGTGA
- a CDS encoding ABC transporter ATP-binding protein, whose product MSADEGFLVEARDAVLSFGQTPALQGANLCARAGEILAVTGPSGSGKSTLLHCLAGILVPDSGEIWFDGRRVDTQGEPERSALRRDRFGFVFQFGQLVPELTAEENVALPLLLAKSRRASALAEARSWFGRLGLDGLEGRRSGELSGGQAQRVALARALVSRPKVLFADEPTGSLDSLTGEHVMDLLVASAREEGTTVVLVTHEPRVAAFAKREVIVRDGKVTPLFVERLTS is encoded by the coding sequence GTGAGTGCGGACGAAGGCTTCCTCGTGGAAGCGCGTGATGCTGTCCTGTCGTTCGGGCAGACGCCCGCGCTGCAGGGTGCGAACCTCTGCGCCCGTGCCGGTGAGATCCTCGCCGTCACCGGACCGAGCGGCTCCGGCAAGTCCACGCTGTTGCACTGCCTGGCCGGGATCCTCGTCCCCGACTCCGGCGAGATCTGGTTCGACGGCCGCCGCGTCGACACCCAGGGCGAGCCCGAGCGCAGCGCGCTGCGCCGGGACCGGTTCGGCTTCGTCTTCCAGTTCGGTCAGCTCGTCCCCGAGCTGACCGCCGAGGAGAATGTCGCCCTGCCGCTGCTGCTCGCGAAGTCCCGCAGGGCGAGCGCGCTGGCCGAGGCCCGATCGTGGTTCGGGCGGCTCGGCCTGGACGGTCTCGAGGGGCGCCGGTCGGGCGAGCTGTCCGGCGGACAGGCACAGCGTGTCGCCCTGGCCCGCGCCCTGGTCTCCCGGCCCAAGGTGCTGTTCGCCGACGAGCCGACCGGGTCGCTCGACTCTCTCACCGGCGAGCACGTGATGGATTTGTTGGTCGCCTCCGCACGGGAGGAGGGCACCACCGTTGTCCTCGTCACCCACGAGCCGCGGGTGGCCGCCTTCGCGAAGCGTGAAGTCATCGTCCGCGACGGCAAGGTCACGCCGCTCTTCGTCGAACGGCTCACCTCGTGA
- a CDS encoding DUF5655 domain-containing protein gives MVGLKLFRTDTTKSGVTEVTPRLAEVEADVQGLVEAHMETLLGVRFLASEYSTGPVHGGRIDLLGLDENGSPVIVETKRGVDPGVIHQGLFYLSWLMDHRAEFEHLVRDRLGATAASQVLWSGPRLICIAGDFTRYDVHAVREHRRSIDLVRYRLFGSDLLGLETVASVSGGTQVARRARRQGVARAAADVQGAAMMELASAVDEVLLGLGDGVNRVERKQYRAYQRLRNFACLCPPQRSKLLVYLKVDPKDVDLVPGFTRDVSGLGHHGTGDLEVQLRTPMDVERARDLFRASYAAA, from the coding sequence GTGGTCGGCTTGAAGTTGTTTCGTACGGACACAACGAAAAGCGGCGTGACCGAGGTCACGCCGCGTCTTGCTGAGGTCGAGGCAGATGTGCAGGGCCTCGTCGAGGCGCACATGGAGACACTGCTGGGCGTCCGGTTCCTGGCGAGCGAGTACAGCACCGGGCCGGTCCACGGGGGCCGAATCGACTTGCTCGGGCTGGACGAGAACGGGTCGCCGGTCATCGTCGAGACCAAGCGCGGCGTCGACCCCGGCGTCATCCACCAGGGCTTGTTCTACCTCTCGTGGCTGATGGACCACCGGGCCGAGTTCGAGCACCTGGTCCGCGACCGGCTCGGGGCGACGGCCGCGTCCCAGGTCCTTTGGAGCGGCCCGCGCCTGATCTGCATCGCCGGCGACTTCACCCGCTACGACGTGCATGCCGTGCGCGAGCACCGTCGATCGATCGACCTGGTCCGCTACCGACTCTTCGGCAGCGACCTGCTCGGCCTTGAGACCGTGGCCTCCGTGAGCGGCGGCACGCAGGTGGCCCGTCGGGCACGGCGCCAGGGGGTTGCCCGGGCGGCGGCCGACGTCCAGGGCGCGGCGATGATGGAGCTGGCGAGCGCGGTCGACGAGGTACTGCTCGGGCTCGGGGACGGTGTGAACCGCGTCGAGCGCAAGCAGTACCGGGCGTATCAGCGGCTGCGGAACTTCGCCTGCCTGTGCCCTCCGCAGCGAAGCAAGCTGTTGGTCTACCTGAAGGTCGACCCGAAGGATGTCGACCTTGTTCCGGGCTTCACCCGGGACGTGTCCGGTCTCGGTCACCACGGGACGGGTGATCTGGAGGTACAGCTCCGTACGCCGATGGACGTGGAGCGGGCGCGGGATCTGTTCCGGGCAAGCTACGCGGCGGCGTGA